The proteins below are encoded in one region of Methanoculleus taiwanensis:
- a CDS encoding COG1361 S-layer family protein has translation MVNDLMGVTTIRSGRGIRITVLCIVCAVLLLAVPASAAPADVTVTSFTLDPPVLMRGDEGILTVTVQNTGPEPVAISRARLYGDGVVVLSDPYPSVGDIGAGNTKQFSFTVRADAPDGTYYPKFVLEFRDDGSLRYPIPVRVESTELQAAVVDRPDTFSEGREADVAVRVGNPRSSAVTGVRVVPEGTGFTAIPSSAFIGTLAPDGAAQVLFNITPQESTNLTFRVVYQNGRNVHETILPLPVSLGEGKIRADPVLTNIEVMLDGDLYRVTGDVTNAGLDTARSVIVTSAAPAVPTDPFRVYVVGTLDPDDFSSFEVTFETEGNVSEVPLVVEYRDEDGNLYTEQSMIALENRTAAEDEGGLPLLPIIVALVVVVAAAAAGYYLLRRRRG, from the coding sequence ATGGTGAACGACCTGATGGGAGTAACGACTATTCGGAGCGGCAGGGGAATTCGGATAACGGTGCTGTGTATTGTCTGCGCCGTTCTTCTGCTGGCTGTCCCGGCGTCTGCGGCGCCTGCGGACGTGACGGTAACCTCCTTTACCCTCGACCCGCCGGTGCTGATGCGGGGGGACGAAGGAATTCTCACCGTAACGGTGCAGAACACCGGGCCCGAGCCCGTGGCTATCAGCCGCGCCCGCCTCTACGGCGACGGGGTCGTGGTGCTGAGCGACCCCTACCCGTCGGTCGGGGATATCGGTGCCGGGAACACCAAGCAGTTCAGTTTCACCGTCCGGGCGGACGCCCCAGACGGCACCTACTACCCGAAGTTCGTCCTTGAGTTCCGGGACGACGGCAGCCTCCGCTACCCGATCCCGGTGCGGGTGGAGAGCACCGAATTGCAGGCGGCGGTGGTCGACCGGCCCGACACCTTCTCGGAAGGCCGGGAGGCCGACGTCGCGGTGCGGGTGGGGAATCCCCGCTCGAGTGCGGTGACCGGTGTCCGGGTCGTCCCTGAAGGAACCGGCTTTACGGCGATACCCTCGAGCGCATTTATCGGGACGCTCGCACCGGACGGGGCCGCGCAGGTGCTTTTCAACATCACCCCGCAGGAGTCGACGAACCTCACCTTCAGGGTCGTCTACCAGAACGGCCGGAACGTGCATGAGACGATCCTGCCGCTCCCGGTCAGCCTCGGCGAAGGGAAGATACGGGCTGATCCCGTCCTGACGAACATCGAGGTGATGCTGGACGGAGATCTCTACCGGGTGACGGGCGACGTGACGAACGCGGGTCTCGATACAGCGCGATCGGTGATCGTGACGAGCGCCGCTCCGGCCGTGCCGACCGATCCGTTCCGGGTCTACGTTGTCGGCACACTCGACCCGGACGATTTTTCGAGTTTCGAGGTGACCTTCGAGACCGAAGGCAACGTCTCGGAGGTGCCGCTCGTCGTCGAGTATCGTGACGAGGACGGGAACCTCTACACCGAGCAGAGCATGATCGCGCTCGAGAACCGAACCGCGGCGGAGGACGAAGGAGGTCTCCCGCTCCTGCCGATAATCGTCGCCCTTGTGGTGGTGGTCGCGGCCGCGGCCGCCGGGTACTACCTCCTCCGGCGGAGACGAGGATGA
- a CDS encoding ABC transporter permease gives MIFFNFAVRNLKRHWIRSALSIIGIVIGVIAIASLGIMGNSINLLVANLITDVGDTVVITPHTAVGDTFAGDPRTAVDASIPARQVDEIRRVVSPHRVIPVLQGADEVDFGGGESGYAQIIGLDAEDIPVLLELEDGQYPRQNQPGALVGTYLADEYDIAPGARITIGGEDLRVAGILAERGFAADINPDYAIVVPSDWYQSHFGTGDDYSMVIIRVGDVAEIDTVKNAVDDRLNRREETVDIFDSRELLEQYEEIYGQITTFLVGIGGISLVVAAVNILNVMYISVTERIREIGIMRSIGVLRREVLVMFLYEAAILGVIGSVIGGVFSTVGGYFISVAAVGVFTAGTTFGENFTVFDITAVGFVIFGMLFGIATSIAAGFYPAWKAAQQLPIEAMRHD, from the coding sequence ATGATATTCTTCAATTTCGCTGTTCGGAACCTGAAAAGGCACTGGATACGCTCGGCACTCTCGATCATCGGGATCGTCATCGGCGTGATAGCCATAGCCTCCCTCGGGATCATGGGCAACAGCATCAATCTCCTTGTCGCGAACCTCATCACCGACGTCGGTGACACCGTCGTGATAACGCCGCATACCGCCGTCGGCGATACCTTTGCCGGCGACCCGCGGACGGCGGTGGACGCCTCCATTCCGGCCAGGCAGGTGGACGAGATCAGGCGGGTGGTGAGCCCACATCGGGTGATCCCGGTGCTGCAGGGAGCGGACGAGGTGGATTTCGGCGGCGGCGAGAGCGGGTATGCCCAGATAATCGGGCTCGACGCCGAGGATATCCCGGTCCTGCTCGAACTTGAGGACGGGCAGTACCCGCGGCAGAACCAACCGGGAGCGCTCGTCGGGACGTACCTGGCCGACGAGTACGACATAGCGCCCGGTGCACGGATCACGATCGGCGGCGAGGATCTGCGGGTGGCAGGCATCCTTGCCGAAAGGGGTTTTGCCGCCGACATTAACCCCGATTACGCGATCGTCGTGCCGTCCGACTGGTACCAGAGCCACTTCGGCACCGGGGACGACTACTCCATGGTGATTATCCGGGTCGGCGATGTCGCCGAGATTGATACCGTGAAGAATGCGGTGGACGACCGGCTCAACCGGCGCGAGGAGACGGTCGACATCTTCGACTCCCGGGAGCTTTTAGAGCAGTACGAAGAGATCTACGGGCAGATAACGACGTTTCTTGTCGGTATCGGCGGGATCTCCCTCGTCGTCGCCGCCGTGAACATCTTAAATGTCATGTACATCTCGGTGACCGAACGGATCCGCGAGATAGGGATCATGCGGAGCATCGGTGTCCTGCGGCGTGAGGTGCTCGTAATGTTCCTCTACGAGGCCGCGATCCTCGGGGTCATCGGGAGCGTCATCGGCGGGGTTTTCAGCACCGTCGGCGGCTACTTCATCAGCGTCGCCGCTGTCGGGGTCTTCACCGCCGGAACCACCTTCGGCGAGAACTTTACGGTCTTCGATATAACGGCCGTGGGGTTCGTCATCTTCGGGATGCTGTTCGGGATAGCAACGAGCATCGCTGCAGGGTTCTACCCGGCCTGGAAGGCCGCGCAGCAACTGCCGATAGAGGCGATGCGGCATGACTGA
- a CDS encoding helix-turn-helix domain-containing protein, which translates to MRKLIVELRPTLSMPDAPAELQEKLREWKRVFERIESVSLLEILKVDFERGLKLILCEVIVADGYSIGDITIPGVMEILHVIRVQGRAHTCLIRGQAHDEFFRRKMQAFDLDLIWTTPITKSPDRIVYSCIGDEANLQKFLRLMEAYGEVLNVSFQPVTYDGRDILGLLTEQQRRVLLAAKRSGYYDYPRKTSGGGLAEELGVSKATAIEHLRRAESRIMAILLAGH; encoded by the coding sequence ATGCGCAAGCTGATCGTCGAGCTCCGCCCGACCCTTTCCATGCCCGACGCCCCGGCTGAACTGCAGGAGAAGCTGCGGGAGTGGAAGCGCGTCTTTGAGCGGATCGAGTCGGTCTCGCTCCTCGAGATCCTGAAGGTGGACTTCGAGCGGGGACTGAAACTCATTCTCTGCGAGGTCATCGTCGCAGACGGCTACTCCATCGGGGATATTACCATCCCGGGAGTCATGGAGATCCTGCACGTCATCAGGGTGCAGGGTCGGGCACATACCTGCCTCATCCGTGGCCAGGCGCATGACGAGTTCTTCCGCCGGAAGATGCAGGCGTTCGACCTTGACCTGATCTGGACGACGCCGATCACCAAGTCGCCGGACCGTATCGTCTACTCGTGCATCGGCGACGAGGCGAACCTGCAGAAGTTCCTCCGCCTCATGGAAGCATACGGGGAGGTTCTGAACGTCAGTTTCCAGCCGGTGACCTACGACGGCCGCGATATCCTCGGGTTGCTGACGGAGCAGCAGCGCCGGGTGCTCCTCGCCGCGAAACGCTCCGGCTACTACGACTATCCCCGGAAGACCAGCGGCGGCGGGCTCGCGGAGGAACTCGGGGTCAGCAAAGCCACGGCTATCGAACATCTGCGGCGTGCGGAATCACGGATCATGGCGATCCTTCTCGCCGGACACTGA
- a CDS encoding ABC transporter permease → MTDGYRTILFNLAVRNLKRHKVRSGLATVGIIIGVIAVASLGIMGTSLSALVGGLVSDVSDTVLVTPHLAASSGDPFDPRNTLASRISDRDVAQIEKAVGQNRVIPMIRTSERLTVDDEGGYAQLYVLQADDIPFLLEKESGLYPQATSSGVMVGSLLADEFDLNPGSRIEVGGESVRVVGIAAERGMGIDINPDYAVIVTEAWYTERHGEQEYSQVVVKVADLDEVEGVKAAIEQQLNRREENVDVLDSREILEIYYDTWDAINVFLLGIGMVSLFVASVSILNVMIISVTERTREIGLMRSIGAERREVMFMFLYEALILGVAGSIVGGLVSAVVGFYVSASVAEFLTGYVATDGAAALSPAAVGYIVFGVLFGIAASVIAGLYPAWKAAQLNPIEALRYE, encoded by the coding sequence ATGACTGACGGGTACCGGACGATCCTCTTCAACCTCGCTGTGCGGAACCTGAAGCGGCATAAAGTCCGCTCGGGGCTTGCGACGGTCGGGATCATCATCGGCGTGATCGCGGTCGCCTCCCTCGGGATCATGGGCACCAGCCTCTCGGCGCTCGTCGGCGGGCTGGTCTCGGACGTGAGCGATACCGTGCTCGTCACCCCGCACCTCGCGGCATCCAGCGGCGACCCGTTCGATCCCAGGAACACCCTCGCCTCACGGATCTCCGATCGGGATGTGGCGCAGATCGAGAAGGCCGTCGGGCAGAACCGCGTCATTCCCATGATCCGGACATCGGAACGGCTAACGGTGGACGACGAGGGTGGGTATGCCCAGCTGTACGTGCTGCAGGCGGACGACATCCCTTTCCTGCTCGAGAAAGAGTCCGGGCTCTACCCGCAGGCAACCTCCTCGGGCGTGATGGTGGGTTCGCTCCTGGCGGACGAGTTCGACCTGAATCCGGGGAGCCGCATCGAGGTGGGGGGTGAGAGCGTCCGCGTCGTCGGCATCGCCGCCGAGCGGGGGATGGGGATCGATATCAATCCCGATTACGCCGTCATCGTCACCGAGGCGTGGTATACCGAGCGGCACGGCGAGCAGGAGTACAGCCAGGTCGTCGTGAAGGTCGCCGACCTCGACGAGGTCGAAGGGGTGAAGGCCGCCATCGAGCAGCAGCTCAACCGCAGGGAGGAGAACGTAGACGTTCTCGATTCGCGGGAGATCCTGGAGATCTACTACGATACGTGGGACGCCATCAACGTCTTCCTCCTCGGCATCGGCATGGTATCGCTCTTCGTCGCGAGCGTCTCCATCCTCAACGTAATGATCATCTCCGTCACCGAGCGGACGCGGGAGATCGGGCTGATGCGGAGCATCGGCGCGGAGAGACGCGAGGTGATGTTCATGTTCCTCTACGAAGCGCTGATACTCGGTGTCGCAGGGAGTATCGTCGGCGGACTCGTCAGTGCGGTCGTCGGGTTCTACGTCAGTGCATCGGTCGCGGAGTTCCTGACCGGGTACGTCGCGACGGACGGGGCGGCGGCCTTAAGCCCCGCCGCAGTCGGGTACATCGTCTTCGGCGTTCTCTTCGGCATCGCGGCAAGCGTCATCGCTGGGCTGTATCCCGCCTGGAAGGCGGCGCAGCTGAACCCTATCGAAGCACTCCGCTACGAGTGA
- a CDS encoding ABC transporter permease: MIFFDFARRNIRLHWFRSVLAVIGIVIGVIAIASLGILSNSLVLSITETISDVGDTVIVTPHTGAAAGNGPGPPGGGGITSNTLSDQQVERIERAVGQNTVIPLSQGGDRIVVGSETGAAVIYAMPVEDMPPLLDLADGIYPRSSSGALAGSALAEEFGLEPGSRVQVGSNASNSVRVVGIIAERGVGFDINPDSALIVPDVWYRDLYGEEGYDQVIVKVRDVNDIDEVKSAIEETLNRRETVVDVMDTRMILESLFAVFEQISVFTLAIGSISLVVAGVSILNVMMMSVAERTREIGVMRSIGTRQRDVLAMFLYEALILGIIGSIVGGVMSVGTGYLVNAIVLQRPEFLFAPSSLVYILYGMLFGIATSVAAGIYPAWRASRLRPIEALRFE; the protein is encoded by the coding sequence ATGATCTTCTTCGACTTCGCCCGGCGGAACATCAGGCTCCACTGGTTCCGTTCGGTTCTTGCGGTCATCGGGATCGTCATCGGGGTGATCGCGATCGCGTCGCTCGGGATCCTCAGCAACAGTCTCGTCCTCTCGATCACGGAGACGATCTCGGATGTCGGCGATACCGTCATCGTCACCCCGCATACCGGTGCCGCCGCCGGGAACGGTCCCGGCCCTCCCGGGGGCGGCGGCATCACGAGCAATACCCTCTCCGACCAGCAGGTCGAGCGGATAGAACGGGCGGTCGGGCAGAATACGGTAATCCCGCTCTCGCAGGGAGGCGACCGTATCGTCGTCGGCAGCGAGACCGGGGCGGCGGTGATTTATGCCATGCCGGTCGAGGATATGCCGCCCCTCCTCGACCTTGCGGACGGGATCTATCCGCGGAGCAGTTCCGGCGCGCTTGCCGGGAGCGCTCTTGCAGAGGAGTTCGGTCTCGAACCGGGAAGCCGCGTTCAGGTCGGCAGCAACGCCTCGAACAGCGTCCGGGTGGTCGGGATCATCGCCGAACGGGGTGTCGGCTTCGATATCAACCCCGATTCCGCCCTGATCGTCCCTGATGTCTGGTACCGCGATCTCTACGGTGAAGAGGGCTACGACCAGGTGATCGTCAAAGTCCGGGACGTGAACGATATCGACGAGGTGAAGTCGGCTATCGAGGAGACGCTCAACCGGCGGGAGACGGTGGTCGACGTTATGGATACCCGTATGATCCTCGAGAGCCTCTTTGCGGTCTTCGAGCAGATCTCGGTCTTTACTCTTGCCATCGGGAGCATCTCCCTCGTCGTCGCCGGTGTCTCCATCCTAAACGTCATGATGATGTCGGTAGCGGAACGGACGCGGGAGATCGGGGTGATGCGGAGCATCGGCACCCGGCAGCGGGATGTCCTCGCGATGTTCCTCTACGAAGCGCTGATCCTCGGTATCATCGGTAGCATCGTCGGCGGCGTGATGAGCGTCGGGACGGGGTACCTGGTGAACGCCATTGTGCTCCAGCGCCCGGAGTTCCTCTTCGCCCCGTCAAGCCTCGTCTATATCCTCTACGGCATGCTCTTCGGCATCGCGACGAGCGTCGCCGCAGGCATCTACCCGGCCTGGAGGGCGTCGCGGCTGAGGCCTATCGAGGCGCTCAGGTTCGAGTGA
- a CDS encoding ABC transporter ATP-binding protein, whose amino-acid sequence MSGEPVIRFDDVSKIYRLPGGDVVALDHVTLTVEPGEFIAVMGPSGSGKSTLLNLMGCLDVPTLGRIYINGEEIGSMSDDELTRLRRNHIGFIFQQFNLIPLLSAFENVEFPMVLTENRSKSRERALAVLRSMDLEEELFSHKPSELSGGQQQRVAIARALVNDPELLLCDEPTGNLDSKTGTAIMDLLGSMNAEGKTIVMVTHDPKVAGYAHRHIQIVDGRLV is encoded by the coding sequence ATGAGCGGTGAGCCCGTCATCAGGTTCGACGACGTCTCGAAGATATACCGGCTTCCCGGCGGCGACGTCGTCGCACTTGATCACGTCACCCTCACCGTGGAGCCCGGCGAGTTCATCGCGGTGATGGGCCCTTCCGGGTCGGGGAAATCCACCCTCCTCAACCTGATGGGCTGCCTCGATGTCCCGACGTTGGGGCGGATCTACATCAACGGCGAGGAGATCGGGAGCATGAGCGACGACGAGCTCACGCGGCTCCGGCGAAACCACATCGGGTTTATCTTCCAGCAGTTCAACTTAATCCCGCTCCTCTCCGCCTTCGAGAACGTCGAGTTCCCGATGGTGCTGACCGAGAACCGGAGCAAAAGCCGGGAACGGGCGCTCGCGGTGCTCCGGTCGATGGACCTCGAGGAGGAGCTCTTCAGCCATAAACCGAGCGAACTCTCCGGCGGCCAGCAGCAGCGGGTGGCAATAGCACGAGCGCTCGTCAACGACCCGGAACTCCTGCTCTGCGACGAGCCGACCGGCAACCTGGATTCGAAGACCGGGACCGCCATCATGGATCTCCTCGGCAGCATGAACGCCGAGGGCAAGACGATCGTCATGGTCACCCACGACCCGAAGGTCGCCGGTTACGCTCACCGCCATATCCAGATCGTGGACGGCAGACTGGTATGA